In Methanobacteriaceae archaeon, a single window of DNA contains:
- a CDS encoding V-type ATP synthase subunit C, giving the protein MADQIATLISSAGLTQETFLVFCVIALLVVGAVVVIITSRPILDIYPYLNPSARVRARKGRLFDEKQISEIVETNDIEEVENYLKGVPEYADVLEEYPLDKALDVERANTYDLVARLAPKDIKAPFAVMSKKADIDNIKSLLTAKEVGYDAEETKELLIPCGSLYSDLESLADAETVTDVITGLDNTEYAGVLEDALPQYENTKMILSLESALDKYYLGKLLRSTDVPSDENKQILYSYIGTQVDVANLKLIIRAKEDGLDYDAIAPYILDEGYQLREWKLKDLMESPDVTNVISGLEGTKYAESLTDVMTVYNETGSVAVFEKALNAYASDYAKSLATKKPLGIGPIIGYLIQKENEIKNLKIIARAKREADFPNDKIMEMLL; this is encoded by the coding sequence ATGGCAGATCAAATTGCTACTTTAATAAGTTCTGCAGGACTTACACAAGAAACCTTTTTGGTATTCTGTGTTATCGCATTACTTGTTGTTGGTGCAGTAGTAGTAATCATTACATCTAGACCAATTTTGGACATTTATCCTTATCTTAATCCAAGTGCAAGAGTAAGAGCTAGAAAAGGAAGATTATTTGATGAAAAACAAATTTCTGAAATCGTTGAAACCAACGACATTGAAGAAGTTGAAAATTATCTCAAAGGTGTTCCTGAATATGCGGATGTTTTAGAAGAATATCCTCTTGATAAAGCTTTAGATGTTGAACGTGCAAACACTTATGATCTTGTTGCAAGATTAGCTCCTAAAGATATTAAAGCTCCTTTCGCAGTAATGTCTAAAAAAGCAGACATTGACAACATTAAAAGTCTCTTAACTGCAAAAGAAGTTGGATACGACGCTGAAGAAACCAAAGAATTATTAATTCCATGTGGTTCATTATACAGTGACTTAGAATCTTTAGCTGATGCTGAAACTGTAACTGATGTCATTACCGGTTTGGACAACACTGAATACGCTGGAGTTTTAGAAGACGCTCTTCCACAATATGAAAACACTAAAATGATTCTTTCATTAGAATCTGCTTTAGATAAATATTACTTGGGCAAATTATTACGTTCTACAGATGTTCCTTCTGATGAGAATAAACAAATTTTATACTCCTACATTGGAACTCAAGTAGATGTAGCTAATCTTAAACTAATTATAAGGGCTAAAGAAGATGGCCTTGACTATGATGCTATCGCACCTTATATATTAGATGAAGGATACCAATTACGTGAATGGAAACTTAAAGATTTAATGGAATCTCCTGATGTTACAAATGTAATTTCTGGATTAGAAGGTACAAAATATGCTGAATCATTAACTGACGTAATGACAGTTTACAACGAAACTGGCTCCGTTGCAGTATTTGAAAAAGCATTAAATGCTTACGCTTCTGATTACGCAAAATCTTTAGCAACTAAAAAACCATTAGGTATTGGTCCAATTATTGGTTATTTAATTCAAAAAGAAAACGAAATTAAAAATTTAAAAATTATTGCAAGAGCAAAAAGAGAAGCAGACTTCCCTAATGATAAAATCATGGAGATGTTATTATGA
- a CDS encoding V-type ATP synthase subunit K (produces ATP from ADP in the presence of a proton gradient across the membrane; the K subunit is a nonenzymatic component which binds the dimeric form by interacting with the G and E subunits) has translation MVDIALGTALAAIGAGVAIGFAGLGSGLGQGMAAAGSVGAVAEDNDMFARGIIFSALPETQAIYGFLVAILLLVFSGLLGGGQGLSTEAGIVAIGVGASIGFAGLGSGMGQGMAAASSVGAIVEDSDMFARGIIFSALPETQAIYGFLIAILLMVFGGIL, from the coding sequence ATGGTAGATATTGCTTTAGGTACTGCTTTAGCAGCTATTGGTGCTGGAGTAGCAATTGGATTTGCCGGTTTAGGTTCCGGTTTAGGGCAAGGTATGGCAGCTGCTGGTTCCGTAGGTGCTGTAGCAGAAGACAATGACATGTTTGCAAGAGGTATTATTTTCTCTGCATTACCAGAAACTCAGGCTATTTACGGTTTCTTGGTTGCAATTTTATTATTAGTATTCTCAGGATTATTAGGTGGAGGTCAAGGATTATCTACTGAAGCTGGTATCGTAGCTATCGGTGTAGGTGCATCCATTGGTTTCGCAGGTTTAGGTTCCGGTATGGGACAAGGTATGGCTGCTGCTTCCTCCGTTGGTGCTATTGTCGAAGACAGCGACATGTTCGCTCGTGGTATTATTTTCTCTGCATTACCAGAGACTCAAGCTATTTACGGTTTCTTGATTGCTATTTTACTCATGGTATTCGGTGGAATCTTATAG
- a CDS encoding V-type proton ATPase subunit E, translating to MSSGTDKIVSSIMSEAQEKADVIIQEVNAEVSAIEAQADKTAEVEKAKILENGKKQSDMRYQQIISEAKMNARRAKLSAKEEIIEAAFEKAVSELEQKASSQSADYEDSLIKMIKEAADEIGGDDLIIQLNEADTNQFKGEISSDNTFDVEGIKFKLGEPINAIGGAILKTSNGDIEVNNTIDARLERFKSILRSEVANVLFK from the coding sequence ATGAGCTCAGGCACAGATAAAATTGTTTCAAGCATTATGTCTGAAGCCCAAGAGAAAGCTGATGTAATCATTCAAGAGGTTAATGCAGAAGTTTCAGCTATTGAAGCACAAGCTGATAAAACCGCTGAAGTTGAAAAAGCTAAAATCTTAGAAAATGGTAAAAAACAATCTGATATGAGATATCAGCAAATTATCTCTGAAGCTAAGATGAATGCTCGTAGAGCAAAATTAAGCGCTAAAGAAGAAATCATCGAAGCTGCTTTTGAAAAAGCAGTAAGCGAATTAGAACAAAAAGCTTCTTCCCAAAGCGCAGATTATGAAGATTCTTTAATTAAAATGATTAAAGAAGCTGCTGATGAAATTGGCGGTGACGATTTAATTATTCAATTAAACGAAGCTGACACAAATCAATTTAAAGGTGAAATATCTTCAGACAATACTTTCGATGTAGAAGGAATTAAGTTCAAATTAGGTGAGCCTATCAATGCTATTGGTGGAGCAATCTTAAAAACTAGTAATGGAGATATTGAAGTAAATAACACTATTGATGCAAGATTAGAAAGATTTAAAAGTATCTTACGTAGTGAAGTTGCTAACGTTTTATTTAAATAA
- a CDS encoding V-type ATP synthase subunit F, with the protein MSSVAVIGDIDTVSGFRLGGVKEAVVVKTADEAIVAFDKFLDEEISIIIITQLMANEIRNHINRKIGSSVLPMIIEIPDKDGSSEGSSDQINDLIRRVIGVEMVK; encoded by the coding sequence ATGAGTTCCGTAGCAGTTATTGGTGATATTGATACCGTTTCCGGATTTAGACTTGGTGGTGTCAAAGAAGCAGTTGTTGTTAAAACAGCTGATGAGGCTATTGTAGCTTTTGATAAATTTTTAGATGAAGAGATTTCAATTATTATCATTACTCAGTTAATGGCAAATGAAATTAGAAATCATATTAATAGAAAAATTGGTTCAAGTGTTTTACCAATGATAATTGAAATACCTGATAAAGATGGGTCCTCTGAAGGATCATCTGATCAAATTAATGACCTTATTAGAAGAGTTATCGGGGTAGAGATGGTTAAATGA